From Rhodoferax sp. AJA081-3, the proteins below share one genomic window:
- a CDS encoding PhoH family protein, translating into MPLPPAPTKPADRLPPKAFAASVRGTARTAQKSENFEAVKAPAARPAAEKVIAKEAPKRATAALLEKTAREPMPVVEPVAPPVMIQVETRPSTTRSRKPVRTGPTKLFVLDTNVLLHDPMSLFRFEEHDIYLPMIVLEELDGHKKGMTEVARNARQTSRTLDALAGAPGADITAGFQLSSTGNRDARGKLLFQTQPLNYTLPTSLPQGKADNQILGVVEALRQHYAPREVVLVSKDINMRVKARALGLATDDYQNDKTLEDGDLLYSGATALPTDFWATHGQAVESWQQGQHTFYKIDGPVVPSLLINQFVYFESPGEPSLYARVTEIRGTTAVIKTLRDFTHLKNAVWGVTTRNREQNFAMNLLMDPEVDFVTLTGTAGTGKTLMALAAGLTQVLDDRRYTEIIVTRATVSVGEDIGFLPGTEEEKMGPWMGALDDNLEVLGKTDTSAGEWGRAATNELIRSRIKIKSMNFMRGRTFLNKYVIIDEAQNLTPKQMKTLITRAGPGTKIICMGNLAQIDTPYLTEGSSGLTFAVDKFKGWPHGGHITLARGERSRLADFASEVL; encoded by the coding sequence ATGCCACTGCCACCCGCACCCACCAAACCTGCTGACCGTCTCCCTCCCAAGGCTTTTGCTGCATCTGTTCGCGGCACCGCCCGCACCGCGCAGAAGTCGGAAAACTTTGAAGCCGTCAAAGCGCCAGCCGCTCGGCCAGCTGCGGAAAAAGTCATTGCCAAGGAAGCCCCCAAGCGGGCAACGGCCGCATTGCTGGAAAAGACAGCACGTGAGCCAATGCCAGTAGTGGAGCCAGTCGCTCCCCCGGTCATGATCCAGGTGGAGACCCGACCCAGCACCACCCGCTCCCGCAAACCCGTGCGCACCGGCCCTACCAAGCTGTTCGTGCTGGACACCAATGTGTTGCTGCACGACCCGATGTCGCTGTTCCGTTTCGAAGAACACGACATCTACCTGCCGATGATTGTTCTGGAAGAGCTGGACGGCCATAAAAAAGGCATGACCGAGGTCGCCCGCAATGCCCGCCAGACCAGCCGCACATTGGACGCGCTGGCCGGTGCACCCGGTGCAGACATCACCGCAGGCTTCCAGCTCTCCAGCACCGGCAACCGCGATGCACGGGGCAAACTGCTGTTCCAGACCCAGCCGCTGAACTACACCCTGCCTACCAGCCTGCCCCAGGGCAAGGCGGACAACCAGATTCTGGGCGTGGTGGAGGCCCTGCGCCAGCACTACGCACCGCGCGAGGTGGTGCTGGTGTCCAAAGACATCAATATGCGGGTCAAGGCCCGTGCACTGGGTCTGGCCACTGACGACTACCAGAACGACAAGACGCTGGAAGATGGCGACCTGCTGTACTCCGGCGCCACCGCCCTGCCCACAGACTTCTGGGCGACACACGGGCAAGCGGTAGAAAGCTGGCAACAAGGCCAACACACCTTCTACAAGATCGACGGACCGGTGGTGCCCAGCTTGCTGATCAACCAGTTTGTGTACTTTGAGTCCCCCGGTGAACCCAGCCTCTATGCCCGCGTGACCGAGATCCGTGGCACCACGGCCGTCATCAAAACGCTGCGCGACTTCACCCATCTCAAGAATGCGGTATGGGGTGTCACCACCCGCAACCGTGAGCAGAACTTCGCGATGAACCTGCTGATGGACCCTGAAGTCGACTTCGTGACCCTGACCGGCACGGCCGGCACCGGCAAGACCCTGATGGCACTTGCAGCCGGCCTGACCCAGGTGCTGGACGACCGCCGCTACACCGAGATCATCGTCACCCGTGCCACCGTCAGTGTGGGTGAAGACATTGGTTTCCTGCCCGGCACCGAGGAAGAAAAAATGGGCCCCTGGATGGGCGCACTGGACGACAACCTGGAAGTGCTGGGCAAGACCGACACCAGCGCCGGTGAATGGGGCCGCGCCGCCACCAACGAGCTGATTCGCAGCCGCATCAAGATCAAGAGCATGAACTTCATGCGTGGGCGTACCTTCTTGAACAAGTACGTCATCATCGACGAGGCGCAAAACCTGACGCCCAAACAGATGAAGACCCTGATCACCCGTGCGGGCCCTGGTACCAAGATCATTTGTATGGGCAATCTGGCGCAGATCGATACACCGTATCTGACTGAGGGCTCATCCGGCCTGACTTTTGCGGTGGACAAGTTCAAAGGCTGGCCACACGGTGGCCACATCACGCTGGCGCGCGGCGAACGTTCGCGCCTGGCGGACTTTGCCAGCGAAGTGCTATAA
- the dnaB gene encoding replicative DNA helicase, translating to MSTVLSPVDEHGQDRQIAQLRVPPHSIEGESSVLGGLLLDNAAWDRVGDILMDNDFYRYEHRLIYAAIGTLVNASKPADVITVFEHMQSQGRAEEIGGLAYLNSLAQYVPSASNIRRYAEIVRDRSILRKLVTASDEIATNAFNPKGRPVSEIVDESEQKIFKIGEQGKRNNQGFQAMDSLVVKLLDRVQEMADNPNDVTGVPTGFIDFDRMTAGLQAGDLIVLAARPSMGKTALAINIAEHVALKEGLPVAIFSMEMGAAQLAVRIVGSIGRIDQGHLRTGNLTDDEWPRLSEAIEKLRTISLHIDESPGLTSSEVRANARRLARQCGQLGLIVVDYLQLMSGSGGDGENRATELGEISRGLKMLARELKCPVIALSQLNRSVEQRPDKRPMMSDLRESGAIEQDADIIMFIYRDEYYTKDQCKEPGVAEVIIAKQRNGPTGTVKLAFMRQFTKFESLAHGGGGDY from the coding sequence ATGTCCACCGTCCTTTCCCCTGTAGACGAACACGGTCAAGACCGTCAAATTGCACAACTGCGGGTGCCGCCGCACTCCATTGAGGGGGAGTCCAGTGTGCTAGGTGGTCTGCTGCTGGACAATGCCGCCTGGGACCGGGTGGGCGACATCCTGATGGACAACGACTTCTACCGCTATGAGCACCGCCTGATCTACGCGGCCATTGGTACCTTGGTTAACGCCAGCAAGCCGGCCGATGTGATTACGGTGTTTGAGCACATGCAGAGCCAGGGCAGGGCGGAAGAAATTGGCGGCCTGGCCTATTTGAATTCCCTGGCCCAGTATGTGCCCAGTGCCAGCAATATCCGCCGTTATGCCGAGATCGTGCGTGACCGCTCGATACTGCGCAAACTGGTGACTGCCAGCGACGAAATCGCCACCAATGCCTTCAATCCTAAAGGGCGGCCGGTGTCGGAAATCGTTGATGAATCCGAACAGAAGATTTTCAAGATTGGCGAGCAGGGCAAGCGCAACAACCAGGGCTTCCAGGCCATGGATTCACTGGTCGTCAAGCTGCTGGACCGTGTGCAGGAGATGGCGGACAACCCGAACGACGTGACGGGTGTGCCGACCGGTTTTATCGACTTTGACCGCATGACGGCGGGCCTGCAGGCCGGTGATCTGATCGTGCTGGCCGCGCGCCCCTCCATGGGCAAGACGGCGCTGGCCATCAATATTGCCGAGCATGTGGCCTTGAAGGAAGGCCTGCCGGTGGCCATTTTCTCGATGGAAATGGGTGCCGCCCAACTGGCGGTGCGTATCGTGGGTTCTATTGGCCGCATCGACCAGGGCCATTTGCGCACCGGCAACCTGACCGACGACGAGTGGCCGCGCCTGTCCGAGGCGATTGAAAAACTGCGCACCATCTCCCTGCATATAGACGAGAGCCCGGGTCTGACCTCCAGTGAGGTGCGGGCCAATGCGCGTCGCCTGGCGCGCCAATGCGGCCAGTTGGGCTTGATCGTCGTCGATTACCTGCAGCTGATGAGCGGTAGTGGTGGTGATGGTGAAAACCGCGCAACCGAACTGGGTGAGATTTCCCGGGGCTTGAAGATGCTGGCCCGTGAGCTGAAGTGCCCGGTGATTGCGCTGTCGCAGCTCAACCGCAGTGTGGAGCAACGCCCCGACAAACGCCCCATGATGAGTGACTTGCGCGAATCCGGCGCCATCGAGCAGGATGCCGACATCATCATGTTCATCTACCGCGACGAGTACTACACCAAGGACCAGTGCAAGGAGCCGGGTGTCGCCGAGGTCATCATTGCCAAGCAGCGTAATGGCCCCACAGGTACCGTCAAGCTGGCCTTTATGCGCCAGTTCACCAAGTTTGAAAGCCTGGCGCATGGCGGTGGTGGGGACTATTGA
- the rplI gene encoding 50S ribosomal protein L9 gives MQIILLDKVVNLGNLGDIVKVKDGYARNFLIPSGRARRATEAAKAAFEAKRAELEKAAAAKLAECQALGEKLGGTTIKLTQKAGVDGRLFGSVTNSDIAEELVKNGYKVAKSQIRMPNGPIKLVSESTVAVALHTDVVVDITVSVYGETA, from the coding sequence ATGCAAATCATTCTGCTCGACAAGGTCGTGAATCTGGGCAACCTGGGCGATATCGTCAAGGTTAAAGACGGTTACGCACGTAACTTTTTGATCCCTTCGGGCCGCGCTCGCCGCGCCACCGAGGCCGCCAAGGCTGCTTTTGAAGCCAAGCGCGCTGAGCTGGAAAAAGCTGCAGCCGCCAAGCTGGCCGAGTGCCAGGCTCTGGGCGAAAAGCTGGGTGGTACTACCATCAAGCTGACACAAAAAGCCGGCGTGGATGGCCGTTTGTTTGGCTCTGTGACCAATTCTGACATCGCTGAAGAGCTGGTCAAGAATGGCTACAAGGTTGCCAAGTCGCAAATCCGCATGCCCAACGGTCCTATCAAGCTCGTGAGCGAAAGCACTGTGGCTGTGGCTCTGCACACCGACGTGGTGGTGGACATCACCGTTTCCGTGTACGGCGAAACTGCCTAA
- the rpsR gene encoding 30S ribosomal protein S18, producing MATFKKFSKDKRPKRPAQNLLFKRKRFCRFTVTGVEEIDYKDIDTLRDFIAENGKIIPARLTGTRAIFQRQLNTAIKRARFLAMLPYSDQHKI from the coding sequence ATGGCCACGTTCAAAAAATTCAGTAAAGACAAGCGCCCCAAGCGTCCCGCACAAAACCTGCTGTTCAAGCGCAAGCGTTTCTGCCGCTTCACAGTGACCGGCGTCGAAGAGATCGACTACAAAGACATCGACACCCTGCGTGATTTCATCGCCGAAAACGGCAAGATCATCCCCGCACGCCTGACCGGCACCCGCGCGATTTTCCAGCGCCAGCTCAACACCGCTATCAAGCGCGCTCGCTTCCTGGCGATGCTGCCTTACAGCGACCAGCACAAGATCTAA
- the priB gene encoding primosomal replication protein N, translating into MPANSLILSACIAELDAMRYTPAGIPALNLKLEHESETQEAGQPRQIKVAVKAVAFGALAERLVKQPLGSVWRFSGFLGNARHGKSIVLHIQEFSQD; encoded by the coding sequence GTGCCTGCCAATTCCCTGATCCTGAGTGCCTGTATCGCTGAGCTGGATGCCATGCGTTACACACCGGCTGGAATACCCGCCCTGAACCTCAAACTCGAACACGAGTCTGAAACACAGGAAGCCGGGCAGCCCAGACAGATCAAGGTGGCAGTGAAAGCAGTGGCTTTCGGCGCATTGGCAGAGCGGTTGGTCAAACAACCCCTTGGCAGTGTCTGGAGGTTCAGCGGTTTTCTAGGCAACGCCCGTCACGGTAAAAGCATCGTTTTGCATATTCAAGAATTTTCGCAAGATTAG
- the rpsF gene encoding 30S ribosomal protein S6, with product MRHYEIILMIHPDQSEQVPAMLERYKGMITAGGGKIHRVEDWGRRQLVYMINKLAKAHYLCVNIEADQAVMSELEHAFKFNDAVLRHLTVLKKKAETGPSSMMKTVEREETRKTQQAEYNA from the coding sequence ATGCGTCACTACGAAATCATTCTCATGATCCACCCGGATCAGAGCGAACAAGTTCCAGCCATGCTGGAGCGTTACAAAGGCATGATCACTGCCGGCGGTGGCAAGATCCACCGCGTGGAAGACTGGGGTCGTCGCCAGTTGGTCTACATGATCAACAAGCTTGCCAAAGCCCATTACCTGTGTGTCAACATCGAAGCCGACCAGGCTGTGATGTCCGAACTGGAACACGCGTTCAAGTTCAACGACGCCGTTCTGCGCCACCTGACCGTGTTGAAGAAAAAGGCCGAGACAGGTCCTTCGTCCATGATGAAGACTGTCGAGCGCGAAGAAACACGCAAGACACAACAGGCTGAATACAACGCCTAA
- a CDS encoding VC_2705 family sodium/solute symporter has product MTVPRTARQWALHAGLLALWFLASFGVVFFARDLQWVVSNWPVGFWFAAQGSVLVFIGIVVVYAWVTNRREGAEPGFDAAAYARYKGALHRRFALYVASLLVFLLVLALAERLGLSKVWVAGIFLSATLVLYAVIGVYGRTADASEYYVAGRRVPAVYNGMATAADWMSAASFISMAGGLYLQGYSGTSGQAGGLAYVLGWTGGFCLVALLVAPYLRRMRIYTVPDYFAVRFGGRWPRMIAAMAAVLCSFTYVVAQIYGVGLITSRLTGVHFEIGILLGLGGVLVCSFLGGMRAVTWTQVTQYVVIILAFLIPVSWLAYKQLGNPFAPVVYGQQLQKIAAIEQQLMDSPAERQVIEEYARRARAYEAKLLDVEGALLEERTGLRQQLRSLGDKKSDDDRAISLRRELAALPKDAASARDAWTRAAADNWARAKPLGGMPPHTTPFAGDPSGTPEQVQEFETSRLNFLALMFCLMVGTAGLPHLLTRYYTTPTVAEARSSVAWSLVFIALLYLSAPALAVLVKYEVMAHLVGQPFDSLPAWVAQWARDASLLTVSDVNGDHILQFAELKMGADLIMLASPEIGGLPYVVSVLVAAGGLAAALSTADGLLLTIGNAMAHDVYFEGNGNKVQAMRRVMWSKFALLVVALIASYVAAQRPAGILYLVSASFSLAGAAFVPAMVLGIFWKGTTRAGAVAGMLTGLGLTVYYMVINLPAVRAVVGLTGEGLWWGIQPVSAGVFGVAAGLVAAVVVSWFTRPEPLEPVPLAQ; this is encoded by the coding sequence ATGACCGTACCAAGGACCGCACGCCAGTGGGCCCTGCATGCAGGACTGCTGGCGCTGTGGTTCTTGGCATCGTTTGGCGTCGTTTTTTTTGCCCGCGACCTGCAATGGGTGGTGTCCAACTGGCCGGTTGGCTTCTGGTTCGCCGCCCAGGGCTCGGTGCTGGTTTTTATTGGCATCGTGGTCGTTTATGCCTGGGTGACCAATCGCAGAGAGGGCGCCGAGCCCGGATTTGACGCCGCGGCCTATGCACGCTACAAAGGTGCGCTGCACAGGCGGTTTGCGCTGTATGTTGCCAGCCTACTGGTGTTCTTGCTGGTCCTTGCACTGGCAGAACGCCTGGGCTTGTCCAAGGTCTGGGTGGCAGGTATCTTTCTATCGGCAACCCTGGTCTTGTATGCGGTGATCGGTGTTTATGGACGTACCGCCGACGCGTCGGAGTACTACGTGGCCGGCCGGCGTGTACCCGCTGTCTACAACGGTATGGCCACGGCTGCCGACTGGATGAGCGCAGCCTCTTTCATCAGCATGGCCGGTGGGCTGTATTTGCAGGGCTACTCCGGCACCAGTGGGCAGGCCGGTGGTCTGGCGTATGTTTTGGGTTGGACCGGCGGGTTTTGCCTGGTTGCACTGCTGGTTGCGCCGTACCTGCGGCGTATGCGGATCTACACCGTTCCAGACTACTTTGCAGTGCGTTTTGGCGGCCGTTGGCCCCGCATGATCGCGGCCATGGCCGCGGTTTTGTGTTCCTTTACCTATGTGGTGGCCCAGATTTACGGTGTGGGGCTGATCACCTCGCGCCTGACCGGTGTGCACTTCGAGATCGGCATCTTGCTGGGTCTGGGCGGCGTGCTGGTGTGTTCATTTTTGGGTGGTATGCGGGCGGTGACCTGGACACAGGTTACACAATACGTGGTCATCATCCTGGCGTTTCTGATTCCTGTTTCGTGGCTGGCCTATAAACAATTGGGCAATCCATTCGCGCCGGTGGTGTATGGCCAGCAGCTACAAAAAATCGCGGCCATAGAACAGCAGCTGATGGACTCCCCGGCGGAACGGCAGGTCATTGAAGAGTACGCGCGGCGCGCCCGTGCCTATGAAGCCAAGTTGTTGGACGTGGAGGGCGCCTTGCTGGAAGAACGCACAGGTCTGCGCCAGCAGTTGCGCAGCCTGGGCGACAAGAAGTCGGACGACGACCGTGCCATAAGCCTGCGCCGTGAGTTGGCTGCGCTGCCCAAGGACGCGGCGTCGGCACGTGATGCCTGGACCCGTGCGGCTGCAGACAACTGGGCCCGCGCCAAACCTTTGGGTGGTATGCCACCCCACACCACGCCGTTCGCCGGTGACCCATCCGGCACGCCTGAGCAGGTGCAGGAGTTCGAGACCTCGCGCCTGAATTTTCTGGCGCTGATGTTTTGCCTGATGGTGGGTACAGCCGGCTTGCCCCATCTGCTGACGCGTTACTACACCACACCGACCGTTGCCGAAGCACGCAGTTCGGTCGCATGGTCCCTGGTGTTTATCGCGCTGCTCTACCTTTCCGCCCCAGCCTTGGCGGTATTGGTCAAGTACGAGGTGATGGCCCATCTGGTGGGGCAACCCTTTGACAGCTTGCCAGCCTGGGTGGCGCAATGGGCGCGCGACGCCAGTCTGTTGACGGTTTCCGATGTCAATGGCGACCACATTTTGCAGTTTGCCGAACTTAAGATGGGCGCGGACCTGATCATGTTGGCCTCCCCCGAAATTGGGGGCTTGCCCTATGTGGTGTCGGTGCTGGTGGCGGCCGGAGGCCTGGCCGCGGCGCTCAGTACCGCCGACGGTTTGTTGTTGACCATTGGCAATGCCATGGCGCACGACGTGTACTTTGAAGGCAACGGCAACAAGGTACAGGCCATGCGCAGGGTGATGTGGTCCAAATTTGCCTTGCTGGTGGTGGCATTGATTGCGTCATACGTCGCCGCACAACGCCCTGCGGGCATTTTGTACCTGGTGTCGGCTTCGTTTTCACTGGCGGGTGCAGCATTTGTGCCAGCCATGGTCCTTGGCATATTCTGGAAAGGCACAACCCGGGCTGGCGCCGTTGCAGGTATGTTGACGGGACTGGGGCTGACCGTGTATTACATGGTCATCAATTTGCCCGCCGTACGAGCGGTGGTGGGGCTGACGGGTGAAGGTCTTTGGTGGGGCATCCAGCCCGTGTCCGCCGGGGTTTTTGGCGTTGCTGCCGGGCTGGTAGCGGCCGTAGTGGTCAGTTGGTTCACCCGCCCGGAGCCCCTGGAGCCTGTCCCTCTGGCGCAATGA
- the ppsA gene encoding phosphoenolpyruvate synthase translates to MSTLFNPTDLVVPFEHLRMTDVESVGGKNASLGEMISNLPTGVKVPTGFATTAHAFREFLKFDGLTEKISAKLKALDVEDVRALAVVGAEIRGLVEAQPFPPELEKGIRESFATLSAGNADATFAVRSSATAEDLPDASFAGQQETFLNVHGIDDILHKIREVFASLYNDRAISYRVHKGFAHDVVALSAGIQRMVRSDLGAAGVMFTIDTESGFDQVVFITSSYGLGETVVQGAVNPDEFYVHKPMLKAGNRAVIRRSLGSKLLQMQFTTAEEKAKSGKLVKTTDVPTELRNRYSLTDADVEQLARYALVIEEHYGRPMDIEWGKDGIDGELYILQARPETVKSQAGNQAEYRYKLKGSGTVLVEGRAIGQKIGTGPVRIVHNISEMDTVQAGDILVTDMTDPNWEPVMKRASAIVTNRGGRTCHAAIIARELGIPAVVGCGHATEALKDGMLVTVSCSQGDTGFIYDGLLETEVTEVVRGTMPESPVKIMMNVGNPQLAFDFCQLPNEGVGLARLEFIINNNIGVHPKAILDYPNVDADLKKAVESVARGHASPRAFYVDRVAEGVATIAAAFWPKPVIVRLSDFKSNEYRKLIGGSRYEPEEENPMLGFRGAARYVSTEFGEAFAMECEALKRVRNDMGLNNVQVMVPFVRTLGQAKKVTELLGRHGLRRGDNGLKLIMMCEIPSNAILAEQFLEYFDGFSIGSNDLTQLTLGLDRDSGLELLAADFDERDPAVKALISLAIAACKKQGKYIGICGQGPSDHPDFAQWLVSEGISSISLNPDSVISTWQKLAAQ, encoded by the coding sequence TGCCCACCGGCTTTGCCACCACGGCCCACGCCTTTCGCGAATTCCTCAAGTTTGACGGTTTGACTGAAAAAATCAGCGCCAAGCTGAAGGCGCTTGACGTAGAAGACGTGCGTGCCCTGGCCGTGGTAGGTGCAGAAATCCGCGGGTTGGTCGAAGCCCAGCCTTTCCCGCCCGAGCTGGAAAAAGGCATTCGCGAATCCTTTGCCACCCTGAGCGCTGGCAACGCAGACGCCACCTTTGCGGTGCGCTCCTCTGCCACGGCAGAAGACCTGCCCGACGCCTCTTTTGCCGGCCAACAGGAGACTTTCCTGAATGTGCACGGCATCGATGACATCCTGCACAAGATCCGCGAAGTGTTTGCCTCGTTGTACAACGACCGCGCCATCAGCTACCGCGTGCACAAGGGTTTTGCCCACGATGTGGTGGCGCTGAGTGCGGGCATCCAGCGCATGGTGCGTTCCGACCTGGGCGCGGCAGGTGTGATGTTCACTATCGACACCGAGTCCGGCTTTGACCAGGTGGTCTTCATTACCTCCAGTTATGGCCTGGGCGAAACGGTGGTGCAGGGCGCTGTGAACCCCGACGAGTTCTACGTGCACAAGCCCATGCTCAAGGCAGGCAACCGCGCCGTCATCCGCCGCAGCCTGGGCTCCAAACTGCTGCAGATGCAGTTCACCACCGCCGAAGAAAAGGCCAAGAGCGGCAAGCTGGTCAAGACCACCGATGTGCCCACCGAACTGCGCAACCGCTACTCCTTGACCGACGCCGATGTGGAGCAATTGGCCCGCTACGCGCTGGTGATTGAAGAGCACTACGGGCGCCCCATGGACATTGAGTGGGGCAAAGATGGCATCGACGGCGAGCTGTACATCCTGCAAGCCAGGCCCGAGACGGTCAAAAGCCAGGCCGGCAACCAGGCCGAATACCGCTACAAGCTCAAGGGCTCGGGCACGGTGCTGGTGGAAGGCCGTGCGATTGGGCAAAAAATTGGTACCGGCCCCGTGCGCATCGTGCACAACATCAGCGAGATGGACACGGTGCAGGCCGGCGACATCTTGGTGACCGACATGACGGACCCCAACTGGGAGCCGGTCATGAAACGTGCTTCGGCGATTGTGACCAACCGTGGCGGCCGTACCTGCCACGCTGCGATCATTGCCCGTGAACTGGGCATTCCGGCCGTGGTGGGCTGTGGCCATGCCACTGAAGCACTCAAAGACGGCATGCTGGTCACCGTGAGCTGCTCTCAGGGCGACACCGGCTTTATTTACGACGGCCTGCTGGAAACCGAAGTGACCGAAGTGGTGCGTGGCACCATGCCCGAGAGCCCGGTCAAGATCATGATGAACGTGGGCAACCCACAACTGGCCTTTGACTTCTGCCAGTTGCCCAATGAAGGCGTGGGCCTGGCGCGGCTGGAGTTCATCATCAACAACAACATTGGTGTGCACCCCAAGGCCATTTTGGACTACCCCAATGTGGATGCAGACTTGAAAAAGGCCGTGGAGTCGGTGGCCCGTGGCCATGCATCGCCCCGCGCTTTTTATGTGGACCGTGTTGCCGAAGGTGTGGCTACGATTGCCGCCGCCTTCTGGCCCAAGCCGGTCATCGTGCGCCTGTCCGACTTCAAGAGCAACGAATACCGCAAGCTGATTGGCGGCAGCCGCTACGAGCCCGAAGAAGAAAACCCCATGCTGGGATTCCGTGGCGCCGCGCGGTATGTGAGTACCGAGTTTGGCGAGGCCTTTGCCATGGAATGCGAAGCCTTAAAACGCGTGCGCAACGACATGGGGTTGAACAACGTGCAGGTTATGGTGCCTTTTGTGCGGACCCTCGGCCAGGCCAAGAAGGTGACCGAGCTGCTGGGCCGCCATGGCCTGCGCCGCGGCGACAACGGGCTCAAGCTGATCATGATGTGCGAGATCCCCAGCAACGCCATCCTGGCCGAGCAATTCCTGGAGTATTTCGACGGCTTCTCCATTGGCTCCAACGACCTGACCCAATTGACCCTGGGCCTGGACCGCGATTCGGGTCTGGAGTTGCTGGCAGCCGATTTTGACGAGCGCGACCCCGCGGTGAAGGCCCTGATCAGCCTGGCGATTGCAGCCTGCAAGAAGCAGGGCAAGTACATTGGCATATGTGGCCAGGGCCCCAGCGACCACCCTGACTTTGCGCAGTGGTTGGTGTCGGAGGGCATCTCGTCCATCTCGCTGAACCCGGATTCCGTCATCTCTACCTGGCAAAAACTCGCAGCACAATGA